One Parcubacteria group bacterium DNA window includes the following coding sequences:
- a CDS encoding septum formation initiator family protein: MRSIQKKQRFLRLLYSRLSLGLLLLVLLMGVSAVWNVYGKFKDAARERLQSKEALSGIEERITQVREDVAQLKTVEGVEEEFRTTFGLVKKGEGVIVVINDKNQAGVEEDAQGGFWANISRGLKSLLGM, translated from the coding sequence ATGCGCTCAATCCAAAAGAAACAGCGTTTTTTGCGTCTCCTCTACTCGCGTCTTTCTCTTGGCCTTCTCCTACTCGTTCTTCTTATGGGTGTAAGCGCAGTGTGGAATGTCTACGGGAAGTTCAAAGATGCTGCCAGGGAGCGCCTGCAGAGCAAAGAGGCCCTATCGGGGATTGAGGAGCGCATCACCCAGGTGAGAGAGGATGTCGCTCAACTAAAGACCGTAGAAGGGGTTGAGGAAGAGTTTCGAACCACCTTTGGCTTGGTCAAGAAAGGCGAGGGGGTGATTGTGGTCATTAATGATAAAAATCAAGCCGGGGTTGAGGAGGACGCACAGGGAGGCTTTTGGGCAAACATCTCTAGGGGCTTGAAAAGCCTCCTTGG